The Candidatus Krumholzibacteriia bacterium DNA window GACTTCAATGCTCTGCCCGAGCGTTTCACCGCACCCCCCGTTGGTGATGCCGATCGCGTCGAGACCGCAAGTGCCTTCGTCTGGCGCAACGGAACGATCGTGAGTCGCCCGACCGTCGAGTTCGAAGAAGGGCCCGAGGACATCGGGGTCGACCGAGCGGCAATCGATTGGGGAGTGGTGGAAGAAGGGGATGTCATCGGGTACTCGACGATCATCTCCCAGCAAGAACCCTACATGGCCGTGGTCGAGCGAGCGGCCGACCTCTTTCCGACCGTGTACATGGCGATCAGTGTGGACGGCGCCGACCAGTACGCCTACGAGCCGCACTGGCACGGCATCGAGGCCGACGAGCTGCAGATCAAGGAAGAGGACAGCCGCGACGGACGCCCCATGACCGTGAAGATCAACGCGCGGGCGCGTGTGGCCTACGAGGATCCGCCCCGTCGTCGGCCGTTCCCCAGGGACTACCCTCACGTGGCCTTGGTGCTCGAGGAGCTGTACGTCGATCCCGACGACTCCGGTTTCGTGCAGGCGGGTTGGTTGGACATGACCGGCTGGAACAACTTCGCCGCCCAGTCCGCCGCCGCTGTCGCCGCCGTGGCCGAGGACACCGACGGACTCGACATCACCCTGTCGGCCATCACGACCGGCAAGAAGACCGAGCACGAGAAGGCCGCGGCGATCACCGCGTGGGTGCGTGACGACATCGAACTGCTCGAGGGTCCCATGATCTCCGAAAGCAGTGTTCGCGACGAGCTGCGCGACGTGGTACGGGAGCGGCAGGGTACCGAGGTCGAGAAGATCATGCTGGCTGCCGTCATGATGGAGCAGGCCGACGTACCGGTGACCATCGCCCGGTTCCGCGATCCCGCTCTCGGCCCGCTCGACGAGGACTGGGAGCACTTCATACAGATCACCGACTCCGTGCTCCGGGTCGACGCCGACGGAGAGGTCCGCTACTACGCTCCACAGTGCGCCGGCTGCGAGCCGGGGACGATTCCGGCGGCGTGGACCGGCGTGCAGGCCCTGGTCTACGACTACGGCCTGGCGAAGAAGGCCGAGGCCTTCCAGAAGAAGATCCAGGGGGAAGCCGCGGCGGATGGTGCGATCAACCTGGCCGCGCTGCGCGAGCGGGTGGCCGGCGAGGACTGGGCGCGGTTCGAGACATTGCAGAACTGATGCCCGACTTCCGCCCCCTCGACGAGGGCGAACCGGAGAGGTCCTGCTGCCGTTCGTCGTCGTGGAGGGCGGGCCGTGTCGTGGCCCGGTCACTCCATCTCGAACCGCACCGTCTGCATCGCGTTCGCCGGCACGTCGATCGCGGCAACGCTCAGGTCGACCTCCAGATCGACGCGTAGCGGATCCTTCGTGGTGTTCAGCAGTTGCACCGTGACCGTTCCGTCGTCGGCGCGGGTCGCACAGGCGTGCAGGTCGTCGCTGCCGAGGCCGCCGAGGGTGCGTTCGGTCGTCAAGACGCGGTCGCCCGGGCGGATCGTTCGGCTGAACTGCGACAGCACGTGGAAGATCGGCGTGAAATGGATCTTCTGCGTCTCGGTGTCGATCATGATCGGCGCGCCGCAGAAGTTGCCCACGTGGTTCGGTCCGCCATGGCGGTCGAGCACCACGTTCCAGTCGATCCATCCACTCAGGCCGTGGTCGAGGCCCACGATCACGTCGCGTGCGTAGCGGTGGACGGGTACGTACATGGGGTGGTCGGCCGCACTCTCGCCGGCCCAGGTGGCGGTGTAGGCCCAGTCGGTGGCGTTGCGGTTCCACCACCAGGTGTCGTTGTCGAACCAGCCCTCTTCCTCGAAACCGTCCGGATCCTCGATCCCCGGCCCGGCCTCCTGTCCGAGATCGTCGATGCAGCCCTCGGTGTGCAACAGCGTGTAGCGTAGATACTCGGCACGGACTCGCGCGATCGTGTCCTCGTACACGTCGACCGTGCTCGAGTACCAGTGCACCGCGACGCCGTCGACGTATTCGCGCGAGCGGGGGTCGGTCAAGATCACCTGGGCCCATTTCTCGAGACCGTCACGGTTCTGGTCGTACACGAAGAGCTTCGTGTCGCCGAAGCCGCGGATCTGCAGCACGGGGCCGAGGTGGACGTTGACGAACGTGTTCTGTTCCTGCGGCGTGAAGTGCATCGACTCCCAGAATCCACCGTTGCCATGGGGTTCGTTGACGGGTGTGATTCCCCAGATCGGGACACCGGCCGCGCGGTAGGCGTCGAGATAGCGGACGAGGTAGTCGGCGTAGGTGCCGTAGTGCTGCGGCAGCAGTGAGCCACCGGTTCCCTGCCAGTCGTTCTCCTCGCTGCTGGGAATGAACCATTCCCCGGTGTTCTTCATCCACGGTGGGGCCGTCCACGCGGATGCCACGATCCGGAGCGCGTCGCCCTGCGCGTTCTTGATGGCCAGCGCCTCTCGGATCATCGGCAACAGGTCGTAGTCGGGATCGACCACGCCGGCGTGGCGATCGGGATCGAAGCCGGCCCGGTCGGGCGCGATGGAGAACGACGACAGGTCGTCGTCGCCGGGTTCGGGAGCATAGGAGTACTTGCCCTCGACCGTGAAGTCACACGAGCCGATGTGCGTCCGCGTCATCGAGAAGTTCGCCCCCTCGTGGCCCCAGATCCGGGCCATGACTTCGCGGCGCCGCTGCGGATCGAGGTGGGCGAGGACGAAGGCCGACGACTCGGTGATCGACGAGCCGATGCCCTCGACCGCGTGCCGCGCGCGTCGTGGGTACACGCGGATCGACGGTCCTTTCGCGTCGCGCTCGACGAAATCGACGTTCTCGAGCGGGGCGAGAGCGCGTCCGTCTTCGGCGGTGACCAGGATCTCGGTGGTCGTCGTCACGGTGGCGTGGGTGGTCGTGGCGATGGCCGCGACCAGGGCGAGGGTCAGGACGGCGAGGCGTTTCACGGGTGAGCATCCTCCGGGAGGCGGAACGAGGCCGCAGGATAGCACTCGGGGCTGAGCGGCCAAGCCCGGAACGGAGCCGCCGGCGATCCGCCCCCCCTCACGCTGCCAGGATCGACCGGGGCGAAGGCGGAAACAGCCGTCCGGTGCTCGTCCCCGGTGGTCACCGGCCCCCTGCCGGGCCGGGTTCGCCCCTGGAAAACCGTCTCGCCCTTCCCTACAATCCCGGGGCTGCCGACCTCCTGGAGCGATCCGGATCGCCGTCGAACGCGGTGCTCCGTCCTTCCAGGGGGTCTTCGTCGTCCTGTTCCACGAATCCATCCCCGTCGGAAAGGCCCGTCATGCGCTTCGCACGACCGACCTGGACCTTCGTCGCCGCTCTGGCGCTCGCCGCTCTACCGGCGACCCCGGCGACGTCCAGCGAGGTGGAGACCCATACCGGGTTCTTCCCCTACCCCGTCCACCGCGAGATCCTGCCGAACGGCCTGCACGTCCTGGCCATCGAGATGCCCGAATTCGCCGACGTGCTCAGCTACAACGCCATGGTGCTGGCCGGTGCGCGCAACGAGACCATCGAGGGCCAGTCGGGTCTCGCGCACCTCTTCGAGCACATCATGTTCCGCCACATGTACGGCGACGAGGTCGGTGGCTACGACAAGGCCATCGGGGACATGGGCGCCTTCAACAACGCCTGGACCTGGTTCGACGTGACCTTCTACCACCCCGTCACCTTCAAGTCGAACTTCGAGATGCTGCACGATCTCGAGCAGGGACGCTTCAAGGACCTGCAGTTCACCGAGAAGATCTTCGAGACCGAGGCGGGCGCGGTGCTCGGCGAGTACCGCAACAACGCCGCCGACCCGTCGCTGCGGGTGTCCGAGGTGCAGTTGGCCGCCATGTACGGTGAGTACGGCTACGGCCACACGGCCATGGGCTACCTCGAGGACGTCAAGGACATGCCCAACGAGTACGAGGCGGCCGTGACGTTCTACGAGGAGTTCTACCGGCCGAACAACACGTTGCTGGTGATGAGCGGTGACGTCACGCGCGACGAGGTCTTCGACGCCGCGCGCGAGGGTTACGGTGACTGGGAGAGGGGCGAGATTCCCTCGGCCGGCGAGGCCCCGCCCGTGAACGGCCCCAAGCGCGAGCGCGTGGACTGGCCGGCCGAGATCCCGCCGCGTGTGCAACTCACCTATCGGATGCCGCCGCACCGCACGGGCAGCGTGGAGACCGCCGTGGGTCAGGTCCTGCCCGAGCTGCTGGTGAGCGAGACGGCACCGTTGTACCAGACACTGCGCTCGGAGAAGCAGATCGCCTCGTCCCTGTCGTTGGGCAAGGCCCAGTACGAGTCCTTCGGGCCCGGCCCCTTCGTCCTGCAGTCGGTGCTGTTCCTGTCGGATCACCAGGAACGTGGGCAGGAAGTGATCGAGGAAGCGCTGACCGACATGGAGTCGGCGGTGGAGGACCTGAAGTGGTTCTCGCAGCGGGACGACGCCGAGGAGGTGCTGGAACGGCTGAAGAGCAAGTACCAGTACGACCTGCTGTCGCGGATCAGCAGTCCGGCCGACGCCGCGTCGACCTTCGCCTGGTACTACCGCTTCGAACGCGATCTGGCCGTGTTCGACGAGCTGGTGGCCAGCGTGAAGGCGCTGACCCCCGAGGACGTCGACCGCTTCGCGCAGCAGTACTTCGTCGACGGCAATCAGGTCGTCGTGACCCTCGTCGGTGGCGCCGAGGGCGCGCGCTAGGAAGGAGACCACGATGACCGTTCCAGAGTTCCGGCACGTCGTTGCCCTGTTCCTGCTGATCCTCGCGCCGGCTGCGTTCGGGCAGACCGCCGACGGACCGCAGGTCGTCACGCTCGACTCGAGTTCCCCGCTGATCGAAGTGCGGATCATGGTGAAGGCCGGATCGATGCACGACCCCGTGGGCAAGGAAGGTCTGGCCTCGATCACCGCCGATGCGCTGCTCGAGGGCGGCTTCGGGCCCTCCGACGCCATCGTCACCAAGGAAGAGTTGGCCCGCCGCACGAGTGCTTGGGGTGGGGCCGCGAACCCCTCGGTGAGCGCCGGCAAGGAGACCACGACTTTCTCCATGGTGATCCCCCGCGACGTGCTCGATCGCTACGTCACCGAGGTCCTGCGGCCGCTCTTCGCGTCGCCGCGCTTCGATGCCGACGAGATCGCGCGTCTGAAGAACGAGGCCTCTACCTACCTGACCAGTGCTCTCCGCTACACCCAGACCGAGATGGTGGGCCTCGAGGCGCTGGACAACTACGTGTTCGGGGGCACGCCGCGTGGCCATGCCGTGTCGGGAACGGTACAGGGGGTCACCGCCATCGAGGCGGCCGATGTCCGGGGCTTCTTCAACGCGCACTACCGACCCGCGAACATGATCGTGGGCATGTCGACCACCGACGAGACGGTGATCGACACCGTGGTCGGCGCCCTCGCCGGCAGCGGCAACGCCCGCGGCGCCCTGAACGAGCCGGAGACGCCACAGCCGCTCCCGGCGCCCGCGATCGAGGGCCGCGAGGCGGTCGTGGTGAAGGTGGCCGACTCCGGCGCCACCGGCGTGCACTTCGCCCATCCGCTGCCCGTCGACCGCCGCGACGAGGACTTCTGGCCGCTGTGGGTGGCCAACGTGCACCTCGGCACGCACCGCGACTCGCACGGCGTCCTGTACAAGCAGATCCGCGAGGAGCGCGGCTACAACTACGGCGACTACTCCTACGTGGAGCACTTCCCGTACCGGCCGTACGCGCTGTTCCCGCCGTTCAACTTCCCGCGCACGGAGAACTACTTCAGCGTGTGGATCCGCCCGGTCTCGAGCGATCACGCCCATCACCTGCTGAAGGCCGCGGTCTACGAGTACGAGCGGATGATCGCGGAGGGCCTGACCGAGGAG harbors:
- a CDS encoding glycoside hydrolase family 30 beta sandwich domain-containing protein — encoded protein: MKRLAVLTLALVAAIATTTHATVTTTTEILVTAEDGRALAPLENVDFVERDAKGPSIRVYPRRARHAVEGIGSSITESSAFVLAHLDPQRRREVMARIWGHEGANFSMTRTHIGSCDFTVEGKYSYAPEPGDDDLSSFSIAPDRAGFDPDRHAGVVDPDYDLLPMIREALAIKNAQGDALRIVASAWTAPPWMKNTGEWFIPSSEENDWQGTGGSLLPQHYGTYADYLVRYLDAYRAAGVPIWGITPVNEPHGNGGFWESMHFTPQEQNTFVNVHLGPVLQIRGFGDTKLFVYDQNRDGLEKWAQVILTDPRSREYVDGVAVHWYSSTVDVYEDTIARVRAEYLRYTLLHTEGCIDDLGQEAGPGIEDPDGFEEEGWFDNDTWWWNRNATDWAYTATWAGESAADHPMYVPVHRYARDVIVGLDHGLSGWIDWNVVLDRHGGPNHVGNFCGAPIMIDTETQKIHFTPIFHVLSQFSRTIRPGDRVLTTERTLGGLGSDDLHACATRADDGTVTVQLLNTTKDPLRVDLEVDLSVAAIDVPANAMQTVRFEME
- a CDS encoding pitrilysin family protein produces the protein MRFARPTWTFVAALALAALPATPATSSEVETHTGFFPYPVHREILPNGLHVLAIEMPEFADVLSYNAMVLAGARNETIEGQSGLAHLFEHIMFRHMYGDEVGGYDKAIGDMGAFNNAWTWFDVTFYHPVTFKSNFEMLHDLEQGRFKDLQFTEKIFETEAGAVLGEYRNNAADPSLRVSEVQLAAMYGEYGYGHTAMGYLEDVKDMPNEYEAAVTFYEEFYRPNNTLLVMSGDVTRDEVFDAAREGYGDWERGEIPSAGEAPPVNGPKRERVDWPAEIPPRVQLTYRMPPHRTGSVETAVGQVLPELLVSETAPLYQTLRSEKQIASSLSLGKAQYESFGPGPFVLQSVLFLSDHQERGQEVIEEALTDMESAVEDLKWFSQRDDAEEVLERLKSKYQYDLLSRISSPADAASTFAWYYRFERDLAVFDELVASVKALTPEDVDRFAQQYFVDGNQVVVTLVGGAEGAR
- a CDS encoding pitrilysin family protein, whose translation is MTVPEFRHVVALFLLILAPAAFGQTADGPQVVTLDSSSPLIEVRIMVKAGSMHDPVGKEGLASITADALLEGGFGPSDAIVTKEELARRTSAWGGAANPSVSAGKETTTFSMVIPRDVLDRYVTEVLRPLFASPRFDADEIARLKNEASTYLTSALRYTQTEMVGLEALDNYVFGGTPRGHAVSGTVQGVTAIEAADVRGFFNAHYRPANMIVGMSTTDETVIDTVVGALAGSGNARGALNEPETPQPLPAPAIEGREAVVVKVADSGATGVHFAHPLPVDRRDEDFWPLWVANVHLGTHRDSHGVLYKQIREERGYNYGDYSYVEHFPYRPYALFPPFNFPRTENYFSVWIRPVSSDHAHHLLKAAVYEYERMIAEGLTEEQVEASKNKARVLYLNYAETASRLLAAKVDDAYFGMEPGYLEGYLDRIDAITTEQVNAAIRRYMSTDDLKILLVAEGSRAGDLAQSIREDGVVYGKQPADYRLESTELDDGTTLWEVPENRLETLRLDAVWAHHRLDVDPDRVRVVPVRALFESRDFIDEEAAQPDAR